One window of the Ciona intestinalis unplaced genomic scaffold, KH HT000124.2, whole genome shotgun sequence genome contains the following:
- the LOC108950372 gene encoding uncharacterized protein LOC108950372 produces the protein MILLILILSILDIAASNEITLHKGSFTLQSYSTSNTTNIQIPYMICFRSLPAYVYATVTPTDQSLPHNFTLNVEEIRENSFIAEMIRTDGVNNWDTPITVKWTLFFERKSLSIHRSIRLLWELSSRESSQRPEQTSYGDWCATPWKFKHRSWNVELTYNT, from the exons ATGATTCTATTGATCTTAATCTTGTCTATCTTGGATATTGCTGCTTCAA ATGAGATAACTCTTCACAAAGGAAGTTTTACCTTGCAATCTTACTCAACAAGTAACACAACGAATATCCAGATTCCGTACATGATTTGTTTTCGTTCGTTGCCCGCATATGTGTATGCAACAGTGACACCTACCGACCAATCCCTACCCCACAACTTTACTTTAAACGTCGAAGAAATTCGAGAAAACTCATTCATTGCTGAAATGATCAGAACAGATGGGGTAAATAATTGGGATACGCCTATTACCGTGAAATGGACATTATTTTTTG AAAGGAAAAGTTTATCAATCCACCGGTCAATTAGGTTACTATGGGAGCTTTCATCCCGGGAATCCAGTCAACGACCTGAGCAAACGTCATATGGTGATTGGTGTGCGACCCCCTGGAAGTTTAAACACCGATCGTGGAATGTGGAACTCACTTACAACACATAG
- the LOC100186548 gene encoding histone-lysine N-methyltransferase SUV39H2: MEPPVKKAKLTSGVKDDVTIPCVMVLETLVKLTADQHCKFQLNNHVGKKQELPFAQNPWFYKQKHLKKTVLKRAKKNAFRKDSCKQLVVEAYRVRAEQLKNSTKLFEVEYIANFKMISSIRYYLVKWVGWPMEANTWEPADNLSCPNLIHDFHEDYTKQLNKFLKERKLSWNKLFVQQKKEKGVFQKLFESTPTNFKYVSLYAEEKRKVLHQLQMWQKRINEISKSMPLIAVENEVDLCSFPPEFEYVESNITGKDVIIPTDPLIGCDCTNGCTSRLISNGCCPGIHKGRAPYANKLVKIKPGKAIFECNRRCKCGVDCPNRVVQHGPRNALSIYRTSNGKGWGVKTLQFIPKGTFVMEYVGEVITNDEAERRGKQYDNNGITYLFDLDYYDSENPLTVDATRYGNISHFVNHSCSPNLQVYNVFINNLDPSLPRIALFAKCNIGTNEELTFDYQMTGDNTTDTTNPSSIKRTRCLCASPNCREWLV, from the exons ATGGAACCTCCAGTCAAAAAAGCTAAACTGACTTCTGGTGTCaaagatgacgtcacaataccctGTGTGATGGTATTAGAAACTCTTGTTAAACTAACTGCTGACCAACATTGCAAATTCCAACTCAATAATCATGTTGGCAAAAAGCAAGAACTTCCATTTGCGCAAAACCCGTGGTTCTATAAACAAAAGCACTTaaagaaaactgttttaaaacgtGCAAAGAAAAATGCGTTTCGAAAGGACTCTTGCAAGCAACTTGTAGTAGAAGCTTACAGAGTACGAGCTGAACAGTTAAAGAACTCAACAAAACTATTTGAAGTCGAATATATTGCAAATTTTAAGATGATTTCT AGCATCCGATATTACCTTGTTAAGTGGGTTGGTTGGCCAATGGAGGCAAACACATGGGAACCAGCGGATAACTTAAGTTGTCCCAACCTTATTCATGACTTCCATGAAGAttacacaaaacaattaaacaagttCCTTAAGGAGAGGAAACTGTCGTGGAATAAG CTGTTCGTGCAACAGAAAAAAGAGAAAGGTGTTTTCCAAAAACTTTTTGAATCGACACcgacaaattttaaatatgtttcacTTTACGCCgaggaaaaaagaaaagttcTTCATCAATTACAAATGTGGCAGAAACGAATCAACGAGATTTCGAAATCCATGCCTTTGATTGCTGTAGAAAATGAAGTGGATTTATGC AGTTTTCCCCCCGAGTTTGAATACGTTGAATCAAATATAACTGGAAAAGATGTTATTATCCCTACGGACCCTCTGATTGGCTGCGATTGCACCAATGGCTGCACTTCCCGCCTAATTTCAAATGGATGTTGTCCTGGTATCCATAAAGGGAGAGCCCCTTATGCAAATAAGCTCGTGAAAATCAAGCCGGGAAAAGCAATATTTGAATGTAATAGAAG ATGCAAATGCGGAGTGGATTGTCCGAACCGTGTTGTTCAACATGGACCTCGTAATGCATTATCCATATATAGAACTTCTAATGGTAAAGGATGGGGAGTTAAAACCCTACAGTTTATTCCTAAGGGAACGTTTGTTATGGAATATGTGGGTGag GTAATCACGAATGACGAAGCTGAAAGACGCGGGAAACAATACGACAACAACGGAATCACTTATTTGTTTGATCTCGATTATTACGACTCGGAGAACCCTCTCACTGTAGATGCGACGCGTTACGGAAATATTTCACATTTTGTAAATCACTCG TGCTCTCCTAACTTACAAGTATACAACGTGTTCATCAATAACTTGGATCCATCACTGCCACGAATTGCATTGTTCGCCAAATGTAATATCGGAACGAATGAAGAACTTACATTTGATTACCAGATGACTGGAGATAATACAACAG ACACAACCAACCCCAGCTCCATTAAACGGACTCGTTGTCTTTGTGCGTCACCCAATTGTCGCGAGTGGTTGGTATGA
- the LOC100183361 gene encoding dystrophin: MMEQWEDIASILEGLIDWLKVKNEDTNKIMMQCVADAEALTQFRSQHEILDGELEAKCAVIDRSLKAVDAIVIQHQEQAEYPDKYVRPMQLARISTLASELREVWKVTQKKSVQLKLHINKLLPAVEELNLLLRKCYIMLQNIERTKEDWVGVGELPIEALQVHIKNMKLFQKNYMDPIAVNMEKLKSAILYFHEMKMQFTPDTKKKMDEVEMRWKVMQVYCSERTKQLLDAARDFGPNSQLFLTSSVEGAWERAVAENKVPYYINHKSKSTSWDHPKMAELMESMLDLNDVRFTAYRTSMKLQRLQKALCLDLLNLDTAVDAFTQHKLNISIDNPHVKDDVNVLDMITCLTTIYDALEREHKTLVNVPLCVDMCLNWLLNVYDTKRSSTISTRSFITGITSMCNSPIEEKYKYVFQQIGMPAGFTDRVKLGDLIKDFMLIPKQLGESEAFGGCNPHASVCSCFQLVGRRPEIDAAQFIDWMKLEPQSLVWLPVLHRLISAENVSHPARCSVCRECPIVGFRYRSLRHFKHDICQSCFFSGRVAKNNKFCYPIVEYCTPTTSTENIRDFTKILKNKLRNKSRSAKRIGYLPVKTDDKEDPNDDGTNDVIDGGIDDQTNGGANETHEKIEEYARILADLDDETGVQPPLDEEQECILEYCGALTEDKSPTIFTHQEDIFSSKASRSDLPSPPRIKEVNVAIHDSKPYSVAKQHNDAGNQPHVSSRLSNGPDLMIEAKILQHHSSRIDTQMKMLENHNESIKNQLQELKMLMNDSETSSEHSMSHIFESPSVHINTLLNSATTWN; encoded by the coding sequence ATGATGGAACAATGGGAAGACATAGCCTCGATATTAGAAGGTTTGATTGATTGgctaaaagttaaaaatgaagACACGAATAAAATTATGATGCAGTGTGTGGCTGATGCTGAGGCCCTTACACAGTTTCGATCGCAACATGAAATATTGGATGGTGAGCTTGAAGCTAAATGTGCGGTGATTGACAGGAGCTTGAAAGCCGTTGATGCCATTGTTATTCAGCATCAAGAACAAGCAGAATACCCTGATAAGTATGTGAGGCCAATGCAACTGGCAAGGATCTCTACCCTTGCCTCTGAGCTAAGGGAAGTTTGGAAAGTAACGCAGAAGAAAAGTGTTCAGTTGAAACTACATATTAATAAACTGTTGCCCGCTGTCGAAGAGTTAAACTTACTTTTGCGCAAGTGTTATATAATGTTGCAGAACATTGAGAGGACAAAAGAAGACTGGGTTGGAGTGGGAGAACTCCCTATTGAGGCTTTGCAAGTTCATATTAAGAATATGAAGCTGTTTCAGAAGAATTACATGGACCCCATAGCAGTGAACATGGAGAAGCTGAAGTCTGCCATCTTGTATTTCCATGAAATGAAGATGCAGTTTACTCCGGACACAAAGAAGAAGATGGATGAGGTAGAGATGAGATGGAAGGTGATGCAGGTTTACTGCAGCGAGAGGACAAAACAACTCCTCGACGCAGCAAGAGATTTTGGGCCGAATTCtcaattgtttttaacttcttCTGTGGAAGGGGCGTGGGAAAGAGCCGTTGCAGAGAATAAAGTTCCGTATTACATCAACCATAAAAGCAAAAGTACAAGTTGGGATCATCCAAAGATGGCCGAACTCATGGAGTCAATGTTGGATTTAAATGACGTTCGTTTCACCGCGTACAGAACCTCCATGAAATTGCAACGACTCCAAAAAGCTCTTTGTCTTGACCTTTTGAACTTAGATACAGCAGTTGACGCATTCACACAGCATAAGTTGAATATAAGTATTGATAATCCTCATGTGAAAGATGACGTGAATGTGCTGGACATGATAACTTGTCTCACAACAATATATGATGCATTGGAGCGTGAACACAAGACCCTTGTTAATGTACCTCTATGTGTCGACATGTGTTTAAACTGGTTACTTAACGTGTACGACACAAAACGCAGCAGCACCATAAGTACAAGATCATTCATTACAGGAATAACGTCAATGTGTAACTCCCCCATTGAAGAGAAATACAAATATGTGTTTCAACAGATAGGCATGCCGGCTGGATTTACAGACAGAGTTAAACTTGGTGACTTGATCAAAGATTTTATGTTGATACCAAAACAACTTGGTGAATCAGAAGCATTTGGTGGATGCAACCCACATGCTAGTGTGTGTAGCTGCTTTCAGTTAGTTGGAAGAAGACCTGAGATTGATGCAGCTCAGTTTATCGACTGGATGAAGTTGGAGCCGCAGTCGTTGGTGTGGTTGCCGGTATTACATCGACTTATATCAGCCGAGAATGTGAGTCATCCCGCTCGTTGTTCAGTTTGCAGGGAGTGCCCGATTGTTGGTTTCCGTTACCGCAGTTTACGACATTTTAAACACGATATTTGCCAAAGTTGTTTCTTCTCTGGGAGGGTGGCAAAGAATAATAAGTTCTGTTACCCAATAGTTGAATATTGTACGCCAACTACGTCGACTGAAAACATCAGAGATTTTACGAAgatcctaaaaaataaactccGAAATAAATCAAGATCTGCCAAACGGATCGGGTATTTACCGGTGAAGACTGATGACAAAGAGGACCCTAATGATGATGGCAccaatgatgtcatagatggTGGGATTGATGATCAAACAAATGGAGGAGCAAATGAGACACACGAGAAGATCGAAGAGTACGCGAGGATTCTCGCAGACCTGGATGATGAGACAGGAGTTCAACCTCCTCTCGATGAAGAGCAGGAATGCATACTCGAGTATTGTGGAGCTCTTACTGAGGATAAAAGTCCCACCATCTTCACTCACCAGGAAGATATCTTCAGCTCTAAAGCATCCAGGTCAGATCTACCTTCCCCACCGAGGATCAAGGAAGTAAATGTCGCGATCCATGATTCAAAACCTTACTCGGTTGCCAAACAACATAATGATGCAGGAAACCAACCCCATGTGTCGTCCAGGTTGAGCAATGGCCCGGATTTAATGATCGAAGCAAAGATCTTGCAACATCACTCCTCGAGGATCGATACACAGATGAAGATGTTGGAGAATCACAACGAGAGCATCAAGAATCAACTCCAGGAGCTCAAGATGTTGATGAACGACTCAGAAACATCAAGCGAACACTCGATGTCTCACATATTCGAGAGCCCGTCTGTTCACATAAATACATTGCTCAATAGCGCCACCACCTGGAACTAA
- the LOC100178656 gene encoding uncharacterized protein LOC100178656 isoform X2 yields MEEYCSMDYKDYDDTFEALELPSTYTYENALLEWKKKYADLIMDDDVTEDDDLDLSALSASIDRDFSSVSSSSRKRTTDKERETTRQRRELYSRLDAMDDVVDKLEIEASASFALQDRIRMTQGTLSRLEMRQEKITREAIYENGFKGQIWVITTRPFIRMFKEAVFFYSI; encoded by the exons ATGGAGGAGTATTGTTCAATGGACTATAAAGATTATGACGACACATTTGAAG CTCTCGAACTCCCATCAACATACACTTATGAAAACGCGCTTCTGGAATGGAAGAAGAAATATGCTGACCTCATAAtggatgatgacgtcacagaagatGACGATTTAGATTTATCTGCATTGTCGGCTTCGATTGATCGCGACTTTTCCAGCGTTTCGTCTTCGTCGAGAAAACGAACGACCGACAAAGAAAGAGAAAC AACAAGACAGCGACGCGAGCTAtattcgaggctcgacgcgaTGGATGACGTAGTTGATAAGTTAGAGATCGAAGCGAGCGCGAGTTTTGCTCTTCAGGATCGAATCCGGATGACACAAGGTACATTAAGCAGGCTGGAGATGCGACAGGAGAAGATTACGAGGGAGGCAATCTATGAGAATG GGTTTAAAGGCCAGATTTGGGTAATTACCACAAGGCCATTTATAAGAATGTTTAAAGAAGCTgtatttttctattctatatga
- the LOC100178656 gene encoding uncharacterized protein LOC100178656 isoform X1 — MEEYCSMDYKDYDDTFEALELPSTYTYENALLEWKKKYADLIMDDDVTEDDDLDLSALSASIDRDFSSVSSSSRKRTTDKERETTRQRRELYSRLDAMDDVVDKLEIEASASFALQDRIRMTQGTLSRLEMRQEKITREAIYENVTSQCHIRQLEDEVIQLRMREARHQADIQHLMAENSRLKLQMMKIQPWSNISDPNREIRMTSQTKTNFVKSKSSGLMDVDQLIKPICDGIMQRGALPRCVISSQQALVKAPTVPTKCPLCGHQSKPELRRDVTTKSVSTSTMDLQNIVALQSTVCVMGIFLPIPLVLSCFMTSLDESISNISRVCFASMMPSDPHLADMQAQVIKALGSMRCRILMHNYPQRSKSLI; from the exons ATGGAGGAGTATTGTTCAATGGACTATAAAGATTATGACGACACATTTGAAG CTCTCGAACTCCCATCAACATACACTTATGAAAACGCGCTTCTGGAATGGAAGAAGAAATATGCTGACCTCATAAtggatgatgacgtcacagaagatGACGATTTAGATTTATCTGCATTGTCGGCTTCGATTGATCGCGACTTTTCCAGCGTTTCGTCTTCGTCGAGAAAACGAACGACCGACAAAGAAAGAGAAAC AACAAGACAGCGACGCGAGCTAtattcgaggctcgacgcgaTGGATGACGTAGTTGATAAGTTAGAGATCGAAGCGAGCGCGAGTTTTGCTCTTCAGGATCGAATCCGGATGACACAAGGTACATTAAGCAGGCTGGAGATGCGACAGGAGAAGATTACGAGGGAGGCAATCTATGAGAATG tgacgtcacaatgccaTATACGTCAGCTCGAAGATGAGGTCATACAGCTCCGGATGCGAGAAGCGCGCCACCAAGCGGATATCCAACACCTGATGGCGGAAAACTCGAGATTAAAACTACAAATGATGAAAATCCAACCTTGGTCGAACATAAGCGACCCGAATCGCGAGAtacgtatgacgtcacaaaccaaaACGAATTTTGTGAAATCGAAGTCGTCAGGACTAATGGACGTTGACCAATTAATAAAACCTATCTGTGACGGTATAATGCAAAGAGGGGCTTTACCGAGATGCGTCATTTCCTCACAACAAGCACTTGTGAAAGCTCCAACTGTCCCAACTAAATGCCCATTATGTGGTCATCAATCAAAACCGGAGTTAAGGCGTGACGTAACTACCAAGTCGGTCTCAACGTCAACGATGGACTTACAGAATATTGTCGCCCTACAAAGCACTGTTTGTGTTATGGGAATATTTTTACCTATACCGCTAGTGTTAAGTTGTTTCATGACGTCGCTAGATGAAAGTATATCGAATATTAGCCGTGTTTGTTTTGCTTCAATGATGCCTTCTGATCCGCACTTGGCCGATATGCAAGCACAAGTTATTAAAGCGCTTGGCTCTATGAGGTGCCGTATACTTATGCACAATTACCCACAACGTTCGAAATCGCTTATTTAA
- the LOC100181020 gene encoding A-kinase anchor protein 14-like — translation MNFNFEEEANELVRQAIESAIKQVVFEQRHDLSNISANYNDNETPKTDNITWVSCQKFNQDEGVENIEKFVATWKRDSAWLYCIDFLNEEEHDYDRRFNFRVRWSIPTRRKPIPRATASVYFTIKVSKIKPQSLPVEVYYVFEGSRLVHRPGNSRFREVWLKNVVSSKIEAMEQVTF, via the exons atgaattttaactttgaagaagaagcaaaTGAATTGGTGCGCCAAGCGATCGAAAGCGCGATCAAACAAGTTGTTTTCGAACAACGTCACGATTTA tCAAACATCTCAGCCAACTACAACGACAATGAAACACCAAAAACCGacaatataacatgggtgtcttgcCAGAAGTTTAACCAAGATGAAGGGGTCGAAAATATTGAAAAGTTTGTGGCG ACATGGAAGCGAGACAGTGCCTGGTTGTATTGCATCGACTTCCTCAATGAAGAGGAACATGATTATGATCGAAGATTCAACTTCCGAGTGAGATGGAGCATTCCCACGAGGAGGAAACCGATCCCAAGAGCCACAGCATCAGTTTACTTCACTATCAAAGTCTCAAAGATTAAACCACAG AGTCTTCCAGTTGAAGTGTATTATGTGTTTGAAGGAAGCCGGCTTGTGCATAG GCCGGGGAATTCCCGCTTTAGAGAAGTTTGGCTGAAAAACGTGGTGTCGAGTAAAATCGAAGCAATGGAACAAGTTACTTTCTAG